CCACCTGCATGGTGCGCTGCGATGAAAACCCGAGCTTGCGCGATGCTTCCTGCTGCAGGGTGGATGTCGTGAACGGTGGCGACGGGTGCCGTTTGGCCGGTTTGGTTTCCACCGAACCGACCGTAAACCGGGCATCTTTCAACGCTGCTTCTATGGCGCGCGCAGCTGTTTCATTGCCGATGTCGAGCTTGTTCAGCTTATTGCCGTCTATTGACTGCAGGCGGGCCGCGAAGGCCTTTCCGGCGCCGGTCTTCATGTCGGCTTCAATAGTCCAGTACTCGTCCTTGATGAACGCTTCGATTTCCAGCTCACGCTCGCAGATCAGGCGCAATGCGACCGACTGCACGCGGCCGGCAGACCGGGCTCCCGGCAGCTTGCGCCACAAGACCGGAGACAGGTTGAAGCCAACCAGGTAATCAAGCGCGCGCCGGGCCAGGTAGGCTTCAACCAGCGCATCGTCGATCTCGCGCGGGTTCTTCATCGCGTCCAGCACGGCATTCTTGGTAATGGCGTTGAACACAACCCGTTCGACACCCTTGTCCTTGATAACACCCTTACGGTTGAGCACCTCAAGAACATGCCACGAAATAGCTTCACCTTCGCGATCAGGGTCAGTTGCGAGTATCAGTTTGTCGGCGGACTTGAGTGCGGTTGCGATATCACCCAGCCGTTTGGACGATTTCGAGTCCATTTCCCAGAGCATCGAAAAATCGTCATCCGGCTTAACCGAACCGTCCTTCGCAGGCAGGTCGCGGATATGGCCGTATGAGGCAAGGACGTGATAGTCGCTGCCCAGGTATTTGTTGATGGTCTTTGCTTTTGCGGGCGATTCTACGACAACTACATTCATGGTGAAGCGGATAATCCTGTGCTTAAAGCGAACCCTGCACATGGTGCCGGGGTTGTTTCAGGTCAAGCGTCATAGGGCCAAACGACCGGTTCGCGCAAGAACCTTGGACAATGATATTTCAGTAACCTGCCAGAAACAGCCCCAATCGGAATGACCGAACCAGCCTGACTTCCGTCGACGGAGAAACCTCGACTAAACGATGAGGGACACTCTTTGACCGGGATGTCTTTCCAGGCGACCGGTCAGGTCAAGCTCCATCATCACCATCTGCACAAGCCGTGAAGACAACTCGGATTCCCGTACAACAACATCCACTTCGACCGGATCAGGACCCAGCAGATCCATTACTGCTTGCCTGTGGGTGTCATCCACCATCTGGCTGTCGCGAGACATTGCATGTGGGTGTGGTTCATTATCTGCAGTGTGCTTGCTCGCACCCGACACAATTGGCCGCTGCGGCTGTACATCGCCACCGGCGCTGGATGTGTACAAATGGCCGCGTTCAAGTACATCAAGGACGTCGCGGGCTGACGTAATCAGCATCGCACCGTCTTGAATCAGCTTGTTTGTACCCTCAGACCTTGGATCAAACGGCGACCCGGGCACGGCAAACACGTCGCGGCCGATTTCATTGGCCAGCCGTGCCGTGATCAGGGAGCCCGACCGCATGGCAGCCTCAATGACGACGACGCCGGCTGCCAGGCCGGCGATTATCCTGTTGCGGCGCGGAAACAGCTCGGCCCGCGGTTTTGTACCCGGCGGCATTTCTGTAACGACACAGCCATCAGAATGTATCCGCGCCTGCAGTGCCGAATTTTCCGGCGGATAGATCACGTCAAGGCCGGTCGCTATGACGGCGACCGTTCCGTATTCGAGCGACGCCTCATGAGCCGCGGTGTCTATGCCTCGCGCCAGTCCTGAAGCAACTTTCCAACCGGCCTGTGCAAGTCCCGTGGCAACATCGCGGGCAAACCGTTTTCCGTTTGCAGATGAATTGCGCGACCCCACGATCGCGCATGTGGTCTGTTGCAGCAGATCGGTGTTGCCGGCGGCAAACAGGATTGGCGGCGGATTGACGGTTTGTGCCAGCAGGTCGGGAAAGCCCGGTTCGCCAATGGTTATGATCTGCCCGCCACACGCGTGTGTTCTTTCGATATGCTGACGGGCACGATCACGTGAATACAGTCCGACACGGCGCCCCCGGATGGCGCCTGACGCCAGATCGGGCAGGGCGGCAATAGCCTCGCTGCCGGAACCGTAGAGCTCCAGCAACTGGTGGTATGTGGCTGGTCCGATATTGTCACTCAGGGCCAACTGCAGGCGGCACAGCCGTTCTTCATCAGAGATGTCTGAGTGTGTCGCAGTATCGCTCATGACGGTTTGGGTTTGGAACCAATGCGTGTTTCCTCGCCGTTTAACAGTCGAACGATGTTTTCCCGATGGGTCAGGTAAACAATGACTGTCATGGCAAGAAGTGCCATTGGCAGTTTCCAATCGCCATAACCATCGCCAAAGACAAAGACATAAGTCGGCACAGCCAATGATGCGACGAGCGCCGCCAGAGATGAATATCGCAACGTGGCTGCAAGCGTCAGCCATATGACCGCAAACACGGCAAGGAGTGGCCAGCCAAAGCCCAACAGGATACCCACATAGGTCGCTACACCTTTGCCACCCTTGAAGTTCAGCCAGACCGGCAGGATGTGACCGATGAAAGCTCCAAAACCCGCTGCGATTGCCATGTCAATGTGCCATCCATAGTTGGCCACAAAGACAGGCAGTGTTCCTTTCAGTGCATCAAGAAGCAGTGTCGCAGCGGCAGCCGGTTTGCTTCCGGTTCGCAGCACATTGGTGGCCCCGATATTGCCGGAGCCAATTTCGCGGAGATTGCCGAGGCCAAACATCCTGGCAATCAGAATGCCGAAAGGGATGGAGCCACACATATAGCCCAGCCCGAACCACAATGAAATCAGGCCAAGCCATTGCGGGTTCATTCCGAAAACAGCTTCCATCTGCCGAGAGCTCCACTCTTTAATTCACAGTGCCTGTCAACCAACAGTGCCTGTCAATGATCAGACAGTTTATACACACTGTGGCCGCCGACAATGGTTTCCGAGACACGGCCCTCAAAAGCCCGGGTCTCGAAAGTGGTGTTCCGTGAGGCCGATTTGAGCAGGTCGGCGTCAACCACCCAGGGCGCAGTGATGTCGACAATTGCCAGATCAGCGTTGCCGCCCTGTTCCAGCCGGCCTCCCTTGATGTTAAGCAGGCGGGCAGGGGCATCTGTCATCGCCTCGATCAGGCGCTCCAGTGGCAGCTGATCGGAATGGACCAGAGACAATCCGGC
This genomic stretch from Anderseniella sp. Alg231-50 harbors:
- the plsY gene encoding glycerol-3-phosphate 1-O-acyltransferase PlsY, whose protein sequence is MNPQWLGLISLWFGLGYMCGSIPFGILIARMFGLGNLREIGSGNIGATNVLRTGSKPAAAATLLLDALKGTLPVFVANYGWHIDMAIAAGFGAFIGHILPVWLNFKGGKGVATYVGILLGFGWPLLAVFAVIWLTLAATLRYSSLAALVASLAVPTYVFVFGDGYGDWKLPMALLAMTVIVYLTHRENIVRLLNGEETRIGSKPKPS
- the dprA gene encoding DNA-processing protein DprA, with amino-acid sequence MSDTATHSDISDEERLCRLQLALSDNIGPATYHQLLELYGSGSEAIAALPDLASGAIRGRRVGLYSRDRARQHIERTHACGGQIITIGEPGFPDLLAQTVNPPPILFAAGNTDLLQQTTCAIVGSRNSSANGKRFARDVATGLAQAGWKVASGLARGIDTAAHEASLEYGTVAVIATGLDVIYPPENSALQARIHSDGCVVTEMPPGTKPRAELFPRRNRIIAGLAAGVVVIEAAMRSGSLITARLANEIGRDVFAVPGSPFDPRSEGTNKLIQDGAMLITSARDVLDVLERGHLYTSSAGGDVQPQRPIVSGASKHTADNEPHPHAMSRDSQMVDDTHRQAVMDLLGPDPVEVDVVVRESELSSRLVQMVMMELDLTGRLERHPGQRVSLIV